In Fusarium oxysporum f. sp. lycopersici 4287 chromosome 11, whole genome shotgun sequence, the following are encoded in one genomic region:
- a CDS encoding CMGC/SRPK protein kinase → MALYHQPWPPCAIPAARLDLTCPVEEEKTPNYSPERFYPIRLGQLLNGRYQVATKLGYGANSTVWLARDLNRWRWSTEKYVAIKVNATKTLHRRASAGNEIDILQHINRTNPKHHGWNFIRKLTDNFSLESPHGSHPCLVLEPLREPLLLYCSRYIGGVIPPDILKILLQMILLGLDYLHNECHVIHADLKPDNIMIRIEDSKMFEKDAIEEYNNPLPEKQLDDRTIYLSRNNYGPLARPTGTIQLVDFDLAVHSKSGELHYGAIQGEIYRAPEVIIDSGYSYSADIWSLGVMLWDLLEKQSLFNPVTLGDGKEYDDLTHLGQITALLGPAPQDLLTKGRRSTLYYQEDGELKDPSRKPSNFNLESTLTYIAGEEKQRFVQFVKRMIAWRPEERSTAKELLDDPWLYKDFPRD, encoded by the exons ATGGCACTATACCACCAACCATGGCCGCCGTGCGCCATACCTGCGGCTCGCCTTGATCTTACATGTCCtgtcgaagaagaaaagacacCAAATTACAGTCCAGAGAGATTTTATCCTATTAGGTTGGGACAGCTGCTGAATGGTAGATATCAGGTGGCGACCAAGCTTGGGTATGGCGCTAACTCGACCGTTTGGCTTGCTCGAGATCTCAACCG GTGGAGGTGGTCTACAGAAAAGTACGTTGCTATCAAAGTCAACGCGACCAAGACTTTACACCGACGAGCTTCTGCAGGAAATGAAATCGATATCCTCCAGCATATCAATCGAACAAACCCCAAGCACCACGGATGGAACTTTATTCGAAAGCTTACTGACAATTTCTCCCTCGAGAGCCCACATGGCAGCCACCCTTGCCTCGTATTGGAACCTCTGCGTGAGCCGCTTTTGCTATATTGCTCCAGATACATTGGGGGCGTCATCCCTCcagacatcttgaagatTCTGCTTCAGATGATACTCCTTGGACTCGACTACCTTCACAATGAGTGCCACGTTATTCATGCAG ATCTCAAGCCCGATAATATCATGATACGGATCGAAGACTCCAAGATGTTTGAAAAGGATGCAATCGAAGAATACAACAACCCGTTGCCAGAGAAGCAACTAGACGACCGCACCATTTACTTATCGCGGAACAACTACGGACCTCTTGCCAGACCAACGGGAACCATACAGCTGGTTGACTTTGACCTCGCTGTTCATTCCAAGTCCGGGGAGTTGCACTATGGTGCGATTCAAGGAGAAATATACCGAGCGCCAGAAGTCATAATCGACTCTGGATACAGCTACTCTGCGGATATCTGGAGCCTTGGAGTAATG CTTTGGGACTTGCTTGAAAAACAAAGTCTCTTCAACCCTGTGACTCTAGGGGACGGGAAGGAATACGACGACTTGACCCATTTGGGGCAGATCACCGCCCTGCTAGGCCCTGCCCCCCAAGACCTTCTGACTAAAGGGAGAAGATCGACCTTGTACTACCAGGAGGACG GAGAGCTGAAAGACCCGAGCCGTAAACCCAGCAATTTCAACCTTGAGAGCACGCTTACATATATAGCTGGTGAGGAAAAACAGCGATTTGTTCAGTTTGTCAAGAGAATGATAGCCTGGCGCCCCGAAGAACGAAGCACAGCCAAAGAGCTTCTAGACGACCCATGGCTCTACAAAGACTTCCCTCGAGATTAG